The following coding sequences lie in one Leishmania panamensis strain MHOM/PA/94/PSC-1 chromosome 19 sequence genomic window:
- a CDS encoding hypothetical protein (TriTrypDB/GeneDB-style sysID: LpmP.19.0720), producing MGRVESMLSALTPILKRHQLGSWKPAEVERLCTMLRKYGKHEPQEKCGTYCNSGITTTAASLPSPSSAPSPPSSRDDNVQGESDTDEEAFVGAISEVDRCLNLVRNFLKRRMPFGVVVEPTVPAGIAEPQAPQSSITGTSSKKRARSPSGEARVSAPASNGVHSGAAVVAAPVYAVDAFLYSEADIEKLVEAKKVAREYCCRCGSTDIRLSEFITHSFSQDQLLYLSCFLLPHLLEVVVASDEASRPLSIVDVGSRLGIVLWACAFALQWGILAPQRSVAAAPEVQLVGIELDATFVKISQDTVRRFFAPRRRHAPKLSLPLQTAGAGDVSRELADVSSSIQLLQSDCFEGDAAAALCSSALVVMHNVFEYFCASAVEHARCWLKLHRLVHRSGQLLVCSPALEVTFGTFTDEVWLQACQLENEKDAGATSTPLAWLESYVEPFDTNDVTSDFLTLRALSREGCNSDGDGAVHDENQHDRHHGHRCGHLHHSRSEADEGDEEAVSEAVEQIQRIYVYRVK from the coding sequence ATGGGGCGTGTGGAATCAATGCTGTCGGCGTTGACACCGATCCTAAAGAGGCACCAGTTAGGCAGCTGGAAGCCGGCTGAGGTGGAGCGACTCTGCACGATGCTGAGAAAATACGGTAAGCACGAGCCACAAGAGAAGTGCGGCACATACTGTAACAGCGGCATCActaccactgctgcctctctcccttccccctccagCGCTCCTTCACCGCCGTCTAGTAGGGACGACAACGTACAAGGCGAGAGCGACACCGATGAAGAGGCATTCGTCGGTGCGATCAGCGAGGTGGATCGCTGTCTCAACCTCGTGCGCAACTTCCTTAAGCGCCGTATGCCGTTCGGTGTCGTGGTGGAACCGACTGTCCCTGCTGGCATTGCAGAGCCGCAAGCACCGCAATCTAGTATCACTGGCACCTCTTCCAAGAAGCGAGCTCGCTCTCCGAGCGGCGAGGCTCGAGTATCCGCACCAGCGAGCAACGGTGTCCatagcggcgctgcggtggttgCGGCGCCTGTGTACGCTGTGGATGCGTTCCTGTACTCGGAGGCCGACATCGAAAAGCTtgtggaggcgaagaaggtaGCACGGGAgtactgctgccgctgtggcagcacagATATCAGGCTGTCGGAGTTTATTACTCACTCCTTCTCGCAAGATCAACTCCTTTACCTCAGCTGCTTTCTCCTCCCGCACCTTCTCGAGGTAGTCGTTGCGTCTGACGAGGCATCGCGACCGCTCTCCATTGTAGACGTCGGCTCTCGGCTCGGCATTGTGctgtgggcgtgtgcgtttgCGCTCCAGTGGGGCATACTCGCACCACAGCGGTCTGTGGCCGCGGCACCAGAAGTGCAACTCGTCGGCATTGAGTTGGATGCGACGTTTGTGAAGATCTCCCAGGACACGGTACGTCGCTTCTTcgcaccgcggcgccgccacgcacCGAAGCTGAGCTTGCCCCTGCAGACCGCTGGGGCGGGCGACGTGAGTAGGGAGCTGGCGGATGTGTCGTCCAGTATTCAGCTCCTACAGAGCGATTGCTTTGAgggcgatgccgccgctgccctgtgcagcagcgctcttgTTGTGATGCACAACGTGTTTGAGTActtctgcgcctccgcgGTCGAACACGCCCGCTGCTGGCTGaagctgcaccgccttgtgCACCGCTCTGGACAGCTTCTTGTGTGCAGCCCAGCGCTCGAGGTAACATTTGGCACCTTCACGGACGAAGTTTGGTTGCAAGCGTGTCAACTGGAGAATGAGAAGGACGCAGGCGCCACCTCGACGCCGCTGGCGTGGTTGGAGTCGTACGTGGAGCCGTTTGACACAAACGACGTGACCTCCGACTTTCTGAcgctgcgcgcgctctctcgtgAGggctgcaacagcgacggtgaCGGAGCCGTGCACGATGAGAATCAACATGACCGTCATCACGGACACCGTTGTGGTCACCTCCATCATAGCAGGAGCGAAGCAGACgagggagacgaggaggcggtgagtGAAGCGGTGGAGCAGATTCAGCGGATCTACGTGTACCGTGTCAAGTAG
- a CDS encoding hypothetical protein (TriTrypDB/GeneDB-style sysID: LpmP.19.0710) gives MDYWKLNTDGTGLEVDEVCILSQHGVTLYNGDEKTHRRNGKLALTTHQLRYSDEADVSTVLQLPLELVRRSGRAPSLSSGFGLFSSAKIVVPLPQNAYVKLSFRAGGVEKFYTAFVDALEKKAWLQAAATHSQAQPPQGAVVGKSLSTPASAVSGGGSSSGASPGTTTAVPSTSPPLPVPRGVGIAGVQQASAQSAAMNETLKDIDDIMNKASTLVSNIRRLRERNEAAAVAGSNPGSETAVERTKIESIESTLGLGTMVTRYGTNCSDSRFHKDLAVELHAWMTHESNSRLFNDMPVVPLIELFALYNKARGGDLVSPLDVLNACKYMTTKVSGSCYDLVTLLSGRKALVNRNDSLLLAKLTTLLGPQLVNPSGSPVQDAWKKTSLPSQQCGEGASSLVRIATTSDFPKASRELKFVSDVSLAEKMQVATEVAADILALLLLKGFLCCVDTGFDCYVYTWNIFVF, from the coding sequence ATGGACTACTGGAAGTTGAATACAGATGGGACAGGACTGGAAGTAGACGAGGTGTGCATCCTCTCTCAGCACGGTGTCACCCTCTACAATGGAGACGAGAAGACGCACCGGCGAAATGGAAAGctggcgctgacgacgcaCCAACTTAGGTACAGCGACGAGGCTGATGTctcgacggtgctgcagctgccgctggagctgGTCCGGCGCTCTGGACGGGCGCCAAGCCTCTCCAGCGGCTTCGGACTCTTTTCCAGCGCAAAGATCGTTGTTCCACTGCCGCAGAACGCATACGTGAAACTCTCCTTTCGCGCCGGTGGTGTGGAAAAGTTTTATACAGCCTTTGTGGATGCCCTTGAGAAGAAGGCGTGGCTgcaagcagcggcgacacacTCGCAagcgcagccaccgcaggGCGCCGTTGTAGGCAAATCCCTCAGCACCCCTGCGTCGGCGGTTAGCGGAGgaggtagcagcagcggtgcaagCCCtgggacgacgacggcggtacCCAGCACGAGTCCGCCACTGCCCGTCCCACGCGGGGTTGGTATTGCGGGCGTCCAGCAAGCTTCCGCACAGTCCGCCGCCATGAACGAAACCCTCAAGGACATCGATGATATCATGAACAAAGCCTCCACACTCGTGAGCAACATTCGGCGCCTGCGCGAGCGCaacgaggcagcggcggtggcaggatCGAATCCCGGAAGTGAAACCGCCGTGGAGCGGACAAAGATAGAAAGCATCGAGTCCACGCTGGGGCTGGGGACCATGGTAACGCGCTACGGCACAAATTGCAGCGATTCTCGCTTCCACAAAGACTTGGCGGTTGAGTTACACGCCTGGATGACGCACGAGAGCAACTCGAGGCTCTTCAACGACATGCCGGTCGTTCCTCTTATTGAGCTGTTCGCGCTGTACAACAAGGCGCGCGGTGGGGACTTGGTGTCGCCACTAGATGTGCTGAACGCATGCAAGTACATGACAACGAAGGTGTCGGGCAGCTGCTACGACCTCGTCACATTGCTCTCTGGCCGCAAGGCGCTGGTGAATCGCAACGACTCGCTGTTGCTGGCAAAGCTGACAACACTGCTGGGACCTCAGCTAGTGAACCCCAGCGGCTCACCCGTGCAGGATGCGTGGAAGAAGACGTCGCTACCTtcgcagcagtgcggcgaGGGCGCATCTTCCCTGGTGCGTATCGCTACCACCAGCGACTTCCCAAAGGCCTCGCGAGAGCTGAAGTTCGTCAGTGATGTTTCGCTGGCAGAGAAGATGCAAGTCGCGACCGAAGTGGCGGCTGACATTTtggcgctcctcctgctgaAGGGCTTTCTCTGCTGCGTGGACACCGGTTTCGACTGCTACGTCTACACGTGGAACATTTTCGTCTTTTGA
- a CDS encoding transporter, putative (TriTrypDB/GeneDB-style sysID: LpmP.19.0730) yields MVNSYTELMLITATTVGKIMLCCIVGLVVTRYFSTPEESLVGICFIAMRVFMPCLLFSSLCLSVTWEQLSKFYWAPLFAFLSMGLGFLFSALVRVFLTKEYRFVVILGNTFQNGLTFPLSVLINLKGIEWFTGTAVTDAQEYIFLYNVVCSLGLWAIGDPMIANAKRKEVEFEEAMVARRRQHHESRSVNNEADASEDRRFSRPLEPRDDAVAENREEEELSVRTAAAPQRHGATACDQLRWYRPAHAKDKPITPPRGSSMITLNGEMNVEDTEEKPMGYRLKRLGLVALKSMKSPIVLSSIVGIIISLTPPLRWLVKSPLGEPFIGGMALVGKGAIPLQLLVLGASIVAKSSNDGPASSTKEAEAATLSPAITGMPLGNADGTILDVSASQSDKTNSYVRWVTSKVPLQIIFTWGTVFTRLVIIPCICFLVLHLLVKAGLMPNEKPFLLSMLVATMSPTAINSTLICIMHDYHACSYARMMFFMYLSSIITASMWLFVFTVYLKD; encoded by the coding sequence ATGGTGAACTCTTACACAGAGTTGATGCTCATTACCGCCACGACGGTCGGCAAGATCATGCTGTGCTGTATTGTGGGCCTGGTCGTCACGCGGTACTTCTCCACCCCAGAAGAAAGCTTAGTGGGTATTTGCTTCATTGCCATGAGGGTGTTCATGCCGTGTCTTTTGTTTTCAAGCCTCTGTCTGAGCGTGACGTGGGAGCAGCTGAGCAAGTTCTACTGGGCACCACTGTTCGCCTTTCTGTCGATGGGCCTCGGCTTTCTGTTTTCGGCgttggtgcgtgtgtttctcACAAAGGAGTACCGCTTCGTCGTAATCCTTGGCAACACCTTCCAAAACGGTCTCACATTCCCGCTGAGCGTTTTGATTAACCTGAAGGGCATTGAATGGTTCACCGGCACTGCAGTCACGGACGCGCAGGAGTACATCTTCCTATACAACGTGGTCTGCTCGTTAGGCTTGTGGGCTATCGGTGACCCCATGATCGCCAAcgcgaagaggaaggaagtGGAGTTCGAAGAGGCAATGGTAGCCAGACGGCGTCAGCACCACGAGAGTAGAAGCGTCAACAACGAAGCCGACGCTTCCGAAGACCGCAGGTTTTCCCGCCCACTCGAGCCCCgtgacgacgccgtcgcagagaacagggaagaagaggaattGTCGGtgcgcacggcggcagcgccgcagcggcacggtgCCACCGCGTGCGACCAGCTCAGGTGGTACCGACCGGCGCACGCCAAGGATAAGCCAATCACGCCACCTCGGGGGTCCTCCATGATTACACTGAATGGTGAGATGAACGTCGAAGATACGGAGGAGAAGCCGATGGGATACCGTCTCAAGCGCCTGGGCCTGGTGGCTCTCAAGTCGATGAAGTCCCCAATAGTGCTGAGCAGCATCGTTGGCATCATCATCTCCCTTACACCGCCACTTCGGTGGCTAGTGAAGAGCCCTCTTGGCGAGCCCTTTATCGGTGGCATGGCCCTCGTCGGCAAGGGTGCCAttccgctgcagctgctggtgctgggcGCCTCCATTGTTGCCAAATCCTCCAATGACGGCCCGGCATCCTCGACtaaggaggcggaggccgcAACCTTGTCTCCCGCCATAACTGGCATGCCGCTGGGAAATGCAGACGGCACCATTCTGGACGTCTCCGCATCGCAGTCCGACAAGACGAACAGCTATGTGCGCTGGGTTACCTCAAAGGTGCCACTGCAGATTATTTTCACCTGGGGCACAGTTTTCACGCGACTGGTGATTATTCCGTGCATTTGCTTTCTTGTCCTGCATCTTCTTGTGAAGGCGGGTCTCATGCCAAACGAGAAGCCATTTTTGCTCTCGATGCTCGTGGCCACCATGTCTCCGACCGCCATAAACTCGACACTGATCTGCATCATGCATGACTATCATGCCTGTAGCTACGCGCGCATGATGTTTTTCATGTACCTCAGCAGCATCATCACGGCCTCCATGTGGCTCTTTGTCTTCACTGTATACCTCAAAGACTAG